A genomic segment from Lagenorhynchus albirostris chromosome X, mLagAlb1.1, whole genome shotgun sequence encodes:
- the LOC132512969 gene encoding LOW QUALITY PROTEIN: peptidyl-prolyl cis-trans isomerase D-like (The sequence of the model RefSeq protein was modified relative to this genomic sequence to represent the inferred CDS: substituted 1 base at 1 genomic stop codon) codes for MSHLSPQAKPSNPSNPRVFFDVDIGGEQVGRNALELFADIVPKTAEKFRMLCTGEEGIGPTTGKPLHFKGCPFHRIIKKFMIQGGNFSNQNGTGGESIYGEEFEDENFHYKHDKEGLLSMANAGSNTNGSQFFITTVPTPHLDGKHVVFGQVIKGMGVARILENVEVKGEKPAKLYVIAECGELKEGDDWGIFPKDGSGDSHPDFPEDADIDLKDVDKILLITEDLKDIGNTFFKSQNWEMAIKKYTEVLRYVEGSKAATENASGAKLQPVTLSCGLNIGAWKLKMSDWQGAVDSCLEALEVDPANTKALYRRAQGWQGLKEYDXALADLKKAQEIAPEDKAIQAELLRVKQKIKAQKDKEKAAYAKMFA; via the exons ATGTCACACCTGTCCCCCCAAGCTAAGCCCTCCAACCCCAGTAACCCCCGAGTCTTCTTCGACGTGGACATAGGAGGGGAGCAAGTTGGTCGAAATGCCTTGGAATTGTTTGCAGATATTGTACCCAAAACTGCAGAAAAATTTCGTATGTTGTGTACAGGAGAAGAAGGCATTGGACCCACCACTGGGAAACCTCTCCATTTCAAAGGATGCCCTTTCCATCGAATTATTAAGAAATTTATGATTCAGGGTGGAAACTTCTCAAATCAGAATGGGACAGGTGGAGAAAGTATTTATGGTGAAGAATTTGAAGATGAAAATTTCCATTATAAG CATGATAAAGAGGGATTACTGAGCATGGCAAATGCAGGCAGCAACACAAACGGCTCTCAGTTCTTCATCACCACGGTTCCAACTCCTCACTTGGATGGGAAACACGTGGTGTTTGGCCAAGTGATTAAAGGAATGGGTGTGGCAAGGATTCTGGAAAATGTGGAGGTGAAAGGTGAGAAACCTGCCAAATTGTACGTTATTGCAGAATGCGGAGAACTGAAGGAAGGGGATGATTGGGGAATATTCCCAAAGGATGGATCTGGTGACAGTCATCCAGACTTCCCAGAGGATGCAGACATAGATTT aaaagatgtagaTAAAATTTTACTAATAACGGAAGACTTAAAAGACATTGGAAATACTTTTTTCAAATCCCAGAACTGGGAGATGgccattaaaaaatacacagaagttTTAAGGTATGTGGAAGGCTCGAAGGCTGCTACTGAGAACGCAAGTGGAGCAAAGCTGCAGCCTGTCACTTTGAGCTGCGGGCTGAATATCGGCGCTTGGAAACTGAAGATGTCTGATTGGCAGGGAGCAGTCGACAGTTGTTTGGAGGCCCTTGAAGTAGATCCAGCAAATACCAAAGCACTGTACCGTAGAGCCCAAGGATGGCAAGGACTAAAAGAATACGATTGAGCATTGGCTGATCTTAAGAAAGCTCAGGAGATTGCACCAGAGGATAAAGCTATCCAGGCAGAATTGCTGAGAGTCAAGCAAAAGATAAAGGCacagaaagataaagagaaggcaGCTTATGCAAAAATGTTTGCTTAA